A stretch of Gouania willdenowi chromosome 21, fGouWil2.1, whole genome shotgun sequence DNA encodes these proteins:
- the gsk3ba gene encoding glycogen synthase kinase-3 beta isoform X2, with the protein MSGRPRTTSFAESCKPVPQPSAFGSMKVSRDKDGSKVTTVVATPGQGPDRPQEVSYTDTKVIGNGSFGVVYQAKLCDSGELVAIKKVLQDKRFKNRELQIMRKLDHCNIVRLRYFFYSSGDKKDEVVPDLVLDYVPETVYRVARHYSRAKQTLPMVYVQLYMYQLFRSLAYIHSFGICHRDIKPQNLLLDPETAVLKLCDFGSAKQLVRGEPNVSYICSRYYRAPELIFGATDYTSSIDVWSAGCVLAELLLGQPIFPGDSGVDQLVEIIKVLGTPTREQIREMNPNYTEFKFPQIKAHPWTKVSQQVFRPRTPPEAIALCSRLLEYTPTARLTPLEACAHSFFDELRDPNVKLPNGREKPSLFNFTTQELSSNPSLASILIPAHARSQATASTPTNASVPSDGSSTERGPSTTTASASASNSTS; encoded by the exons ATGTCGGGTCGGCCCAGGACCACATCCTTCGCGGAGAGCTGTAAACCAGTGCCGCAGCCCTCCGCGTTCGGGAGCATGAAAGTCAGCA GAGATAAAGATGGAAGCAAGGTAACGACAGTGGTGGCCACTCCAGGCCAAGGCCCCGACCGGCCACAGGAAGTGAGCTACACGGACACTAAAGTCATTGGCAACGGCTCATTTGGCGTCGTCTACCAAGCTAAACTGTGCGACTCTGGCGAACTGGTGGCCATCAAGAAAGTCCTGCAAGACAAGAGGTTTAAG AACCGCGAACTGCAGATCATGAGGAAGTTGGACCACTGCAACATAGTCCGCCTGCGCTACTTTTTCTACTCCAGTGGAGACAAG AAAGATGAAGTGGTACCTGATTTAGTCCTGGACTACGTTCCTGAGACGGTCTACAGAGTGGCCAGACACTACAGCCGAGCCAAACAGACGCTGCCCATGGTTT acGTACAGTTGTACATGTACCAGCTGTTCAGGAGCCTGGCCTACATCCATTCCTTTGGTATCTGCCATCGGGACATCAAACCTCAGAATCTGCTGCTGGATCCAGAAACGGCTGTGCTCAAACTCTGCGACTTTGGCAG TGCTAAGCAGCTGGTCCGCGGAGAGCCCAACGTGTCCTACATCTGCTCCCGTTACTATCGAGCCCCTGAACTCATTTTTGGTGCCACTGACTACACTTCAAGCATAg atgTGTGGTCAGCCGGCTGCGTACTGGCAGAGCTGTTGCTAGGACAACCAATCTTCCCTGGTGACAGTGGAGTGGATCAGTTGGTTGAAATCATCAAG GTTCTCGGTACCCCAACCCGAGAGCAGATTCGTGAGATGAACCCCAATTATACCGAGTTCAAATTCCCCCAGATTAAGGCACATCCTTGGACTAAGGTGAGTCAACAG GTATTCCGCCCACGTACGCCCCCAGAGGCCATCGCTTTGTGTTCTCGCCTCCTTGAATATACACCCACAGCCCGCCTCACCCCTTTGGAGGCCTGCGCACACTCCTTTTTTGATGAGCTGCGCGACCCCAATGTCAAGTTGCCCAATGGGAGAGAGAAGCCCTCACTCTTCAACTTCACCACCCAGG AGTTATCTAGTAACCCGTCTTTGGCCTCCATATTGATCCCAGCTCATGCCCGCAGTCAAGCCACCGCCTCCACCCCGACCAATGCCTCTGTACCCTCAG ATGGCAGCAGCACAGAGCGAGGCCCCAGCACCACCACCGCCTCCGCCTCAGCCTCTAATTCCACATCCTGA
- the gsk3ba gene encoding glycogen synthase kinase-3 beta isoform X3, giving the protein MSGRPRTTSFAESCKPVPQPSAFGSMKVSRDKDGSKVTTVVATPGQGPDRPQEVSYTDTKVIGNGSFGVVYQAKLCDSGELVAIKKVLQDKRFKNRELQIMRKLDHCNIVRLRYFFYSSGDKKDEVVPDLVLDYVPETVYRVARHYSRAKQTLPMVYVQLYMYQLFRSLAYIHSFGICHRDIKPQNLLLDPETAVLKLCDFGSAKQLVRGEPNVSYICSRYYRAPELIFGATDYTSSIDVWSAGCVLAELLLGQPIFPGDSGVDQLVEIIKVLGTPTREQIREMNPNYTEFKFPQIKAHPWTKVFRPRTPPEAIALCSRLLEYTPTARLTPLEACAHSFFDELRDPNVKLPNGREKPSLFNFTTQELSSNPSLASILIPAHARSQATASTPTNASVPSDGSSTERGPSTTTASASASNSTS; this is encoded by the exons ATGTCGGGTCGGCCCAGGACCACATCCTTCGCGGAGAGCTGTAAACCAGTGCCGCAGCCCTCCGCGTTCGGGAGCATGAAAGTCAGCA GAGATAAAGATGGAAGCAAGGTAACGACAGTGGTGGCCACTCCAGGCCAAGGCCCCGACCGGCCACAGGAAGTGAGCTACACGGACACTAAAGTCATTGGCAACGGCTCATTTGGCGTCGTCTACCAAGCTAAACTGTGCGACTCTGGCGAACTGGTGGCCATCAAGAAAGTCCTGCAAGACAAGAGGTTTAAG AACCGCGAACTGCAGATCATGAGGAAGTTGGACCACTGCAACATAGTCCGCCTGCGCTACTTTTTCTACTCCAGTGGAGACAAG AAAGATGAAGTGGTACCTGATTTAGTCCTGGACTACGTTCCTGAGACGGTCTACAGAGTGGCCAGACACTACAGCCGAGCCAAACAGACGCTGCCCATGGTTT acGTACAGTTGTACATGTACCAGCTGTTCAGGAGCCTGGCCTACATCCATTCCTTTGGTATCTGCCATCGGGACATCAAACCTCAGAATCTGCTGCTGGATCCAGAAACGGCTGTGCTCAAACTCTGCGACTTTGGCAG TGCTAAGCAGCTGGTCCGCGGAGAGCCCAACGTGTCCTACATCTGCTCCCGTTACTATCGAGCCCCTGAACTCATTTTTGGTGCCACTGACTACACTTCAAGCATAg atgTGTGGTCAGCCGGCTGCGTACTGGCAGAGCTGTTGCTAGGACAACCAATCTTCCCTGGTGACAGTGGAGTGGATCAGTTGGTTGAAATCATCAAG GTTCTCGGTACCCCAACCCGAGAGCAGATTCGTGAGATGAACCCCAATTATACCGAGTTCAAATTCCCCCAGATTAAGGCACATCCTTGGACTAAG GTATTCCGCCCACGTACGCCCCCAGAGGCCATCGCTTTGTGTTCTCGCCTCCTTGAATATACACCCACAGCCCGCCTCACCCCTTTGGAGGCCTGCGCACACTCCTTTTTTGATGAGCTGCGCGACCCCAATGTCAAGTTGCCCAATGGGAGAGAGAAGCCCTCACTCTTCAACTTCACCACCCAGG AGTTATCTAGTAACCCGTCTTTGGCCTCCATATTGATCCCAGCTCATGCCCGCAGTCAAGCCACCGCCTCCACCCCGACCAATGCCTCTGTACCCTCAG ATGGCAGCAGCACAGAGCGAGGCCCCAGCACCACCACCGCCTCCGCCTCAGCCTCTAATTCCACATCCTGA